In Delphinus delphis chromosome 11, mDelDel1.2, whole genome shotgun sequence, one genomic interval encodes:
- the GPR19 gene encoding probable G-protein coupled receptor 19: MNMVFAHRMDNSKPPLVVPTLLVPLQNHSCTEMASPLLSQDLTALYEEHGWRSNGTDLRYRPNPGEVATASIFFGALWLFSVFGNSLVCLVIHRSRRTQSTTNYFVVSLACADLLVSVAGMPFVLLQLATGRWALGSAMCKAVRYLQYLTPGVQVYVLLSICIDRFYTIVYPLSFKVSREKAKKMIAASWIFEAAFVTPVFFFYGSNWDSHCNYFLPSSWEGTAYTVIHFLVSFVIPSVLIILFYQKVIKYIWRIGTDGRTVRRTTNIVPRTKVKTVKMFLILNLLFLLSWLPFHVAQLWHPHERDYKKSSLVFTAITWISFSSSASKPTLYSIYNANFRRGMKETFCMSSMKCYRSNAYTITTSSRMAKKNYVGVSEILPTAKAVAKDSSYGSFDREAKEKKLAWPINSNLPNTFV; encoded by the coding sequence atgaatatGGTTTTTGCTCACAGAATGGATAACAGCAAGCCGCCTTTGGTTGTTCCTACACTTCTGGTGCCCCTCCAAAACCACAGCTGCACGGAAATGGCCTCCCCTCTGCTGAGCCAGGACCTGACGGCGCTTTACGAGGAGCACGGCTGGAGGAGTAATGGAACAGACCTGCGCTACAGACCTAACCCCGGGGAAGTGGCCACGGCCAGCATTTTCTTTGGGGCCCTGTGGCTGTTTTCTGTCTTTGGCAATTCCCTGGTGTGTTTGGTCATCCACCGGAGCAGGAGGACTCAGTCCACCACCAACTACTTCGTGGTGTCCCTGGCGTGTGCTGACCTGCTCGTCAGTGTGGCCGGCATGCCTTTCGTCCTGCTGCAGCTCGCCACCGGCCGGTGGGCCCTGGGCAGCGCCATGTGCAAGGCCGTGCGCTACCTTCAGTATCTCACCCCAGGCGTCCAGGTGTACGTTCTCCTCTCCATCTGCATAGACCGGTTCTACACCATCGTCTACCCTCTGAGCTTCAAGGTGTCCAGAGAAAAAGCCAAGAAGATGATTGCAGCGTCCTGGATCTTTGAGGCGGCCTTTGTGACCCCCGTGTTCTTTTTCTATGGCTCCAACTGGGACAGTCATTGTAACtatttcctcccctcctcttggGAAGGAACCGCCTATACCGTCATCCATTTCTTGGTGAGCTTTGTGATTCCATCCGTCCTCATAATCTTATTTTACCAGAAGGTCATAAAATACATTTGGAGAATCGGCACCGATGGTCGAACAGTGAGGAGGACAACGAACATCGTCCCAAGGACAAAAGTGAAAACTGTCAAGATGTTCCTcattttaaatcttctgtttttgCTCTCCTGGCTGCCTTTTCATGTTGCTCAGCTGTGGCACCCCCATGAACGAGACTATAAGAAAAGTTCCCTTGTTTTTACAGCTATCACATGGATATCCTTTAGTTCCTCAGCCTCTAAACCTACTCTGTATTCCATTTATAATGCCAATTTTAGGAGAGGAATGAAAGAGACTTTCTGCATGTCCTCGATGAAGTGTTACCGAAGCAATGCCTACACTATCACAACCAGTTCACGGATGGCCAAAAAAAACTATGTCGGCGTCTCAGAAATCCTCCCCACGGCCAAAGCTGTAGCCAAAGACTCAAGCTATGGTTCATTTGACAGAGAAGCCAAGGAGAAAAAGCTTGCTTGGCCCATTAATTCAAATCTGCCCAATACTTTTGTCTGA